A segment of the Ignavibacteria bacterium genome:
AATTAGGTCATCTTCATCAATTGGAATCACGATAACTGCATTATCTTCTTTTTTTATTTCGACTTCTTTGACACCATTGAACATTCGTTTAGGAATCAAGACACCGCGTTCGGTTACTTTGGCTTTCATAGTTGTATATTTTTAAGAGCGATTGAAAAAATTTTCCTAATTCATTTCACTTACTTGCTGTTGTAATTATTGAACTGAAAAATTAGAACTCGGTACATCATGCTGAGATAATAGTTCAGCCATTTCCCAACGTGAGATATCAAGGAGTTCGCTTGCTTTTCCTGAAGTGATTTTTTTTTCGCGGACGAGTTCAAGAACTGAAAGATAAGAGAGTTCTTGTTCTAATTGTCTTTCCGATTCCCAATAAGATAAAACACTTTCGGGAACTTGTATTGAGATTGCTTTTGACATAATGATTTAGTTGTATTATAAAGGTTTTCTGTAAAGATACTTATCGAAATTTTCTGCTGCATCGCTCACGTCACAATCAACCGGATTTCTGCCAAGTTGAAAGATAGGGTCGTTTTTGTCAACCTGTAAAACGATAACTGCATTATCTTCCTTTTTTATTTCGACTTCTTTGACTCCTTTCAACATTCGCTTAGGAATCAAGGCGCCGTGTTCGGTTACGTTGGCTTTCATAGGTTTTATTTCTTATCTCAAAAAATTATTGTGTTACCAGTTTTCAATGAATAAGTTTTCTACTTCACGAAAATGTTCATCACGAGTTACGAGCGTGAGTTTATATTGTTTTGCAATTGCCGCTATCCAAATATCATTATCGGGAATTGGTTTTCCTTTGCTTTGTAATTGATGTTTGATTGTTCCAAATTCTTTTGCAGTATCAACATCGCAATTTACGATAGATTTATTTGAAACGAAATTATCTACTATTGAAATGTTCTGAATTCTGTTTCTCGATTTAATTGCTCCGAAATAAAGTTCTCCAATGACAATGCAAGGAATAAAAATTTCATTTGCAACATCTATTCTCTTTCCAACAATGTTGTCTTTGTTGAAATAAGCGATAACGATATTTGTATCAACTAAATAATCACCACTCATTGGGGTAAATGTTTTCGCAACCTTCTTCGATTGCTTGTATCATCTCTCTTGCATCTTCATCAGATAATACACCAAAAAATGGTGCAAGATTTTTTCCCGGAATGCCTTTAGGTATTGGAGTTAGAATTGATTTCACATAATCCAGCACTTGCATTTGTGTTTGTTCCGGCATTGTTTCAAGTTGTTTTTCTATTTCAAGGATTGTTGTTGTCATATTTTTTTTTCTCTAAAACTCTAAATGAATTCATTTTGCAAAACTTCTTTTTTCTTTTGGAAAAAGAAAAAAGAAGCAAAAAAGAAAACAGAGTCATAGTACATAGTGCATAGGTTAAGGAGTCCTCACAAGTCGAAACCCGTAAACGTCGTAGCGATTGTGAGGATTGCTGATGTCCCGGAGAGCAACACGACAACCGGTGTCATCGTTGTCCCACGAACCGCCGCGAAGAACACGGTAATTTGATGTTGGGGTAACCCATGCACTGCCATCCGTGGGCGCTCCTGAATAATTACTATGATAGTAATCCTGACACCATTCCCATACGTTGCCGCTCATATCATATATACCAAGTTGATTTGGTGTTTTTGTTCCTACGGGATGTGTAGTGTTACTCGAGTTAACATAATACCACGCAACGTCGCCTACTGTATTGCTTCCGCTATACGTATAATTATCGCTTGCGTGTATGCCTCCTCTCGCCGCATATTCCCATTCCGCTTCCGTCGGTAAGCGATATTGGTTTCCTGTTACATTATACATCGTGTTCAAATAGCCAAGCCATAATTGTATATCATCCCAACTTACTTGTTCCACGGGTTTGGTCGTATCGCCGCTAAAATAACTCGGCGTTGCGCTTAATGTTGTCCCACCGTTTGCTTGCTTCCACACTATTACTTGTTTCCACTGCGCTTGTGTTATTTCATATTTGCTTATGTAAAAACTACTCAATGTTACGCTGTGTATCGGTTGTTCATCGCTATTCACATTACTTCCCATCGAAAACGTTCCGCCTTGCACGGAAATCATTTCAATGTTTCCAATAACAATACTTGCGCGAGTTGTAAAATTCCAAACAGCGCCGCTCGTGGAGTGGCTGTGGTTATCTTTGGCTAATACTTTCCAGTAAAATGTTGTATTCAAACTCAACCCGCTTCTTGTCAAGGTAATTGCAGTTTGGTTTTGTGATACAACCGTTGTCGGAGGGTTTGCCGTACCAAAATACACATCGTATGTCAGTGCGTCGTTCTCCGGGTCGGTGCAACTCCAACTTAATGTAAGCGAATCATATTGGTTCGTCGCGTTACTTGCCGGCGAAGGATTGGATGGTGCGTTCGGTGCTTTGTTTGTGCTTTCTGTGGAAGATTCCTTTTTGCAACTTGCAAGAAGAAGAATACACAGAAGAATAAGAGATATGTTTTTCATAGAGTTTGTCTTTCTATTATTTGTGAGTATATACATTGTTTGTAAAAAAACTTTTGTAAATATAAGGTTTATGTTAGTTGGAAACCCAAACAGAATTATCGAGAAGTACAATCATTCCCGCATCTTCCGAATTATTTCCACACTGTCCGTCGGATATCCCAAATCAAATTGCATTGCTCGTAAATCTTTAATCGCTCTTTCAATTACTTCTTTGGGAACGATGCGTTTACTTTCTTCGTGCAATCGCTTTACTTCTTCGTCGGCATACGGCATTGAAATTACAACTTTGGAATGACCGTTGCTACGTGATGTTCGTTTATGCTGTGTTTTATTTTGTGTTGTTGTTTCCATAAAATTGTCTGTTGTTTCTATTAACTTCTTTCAATGTAGAAAGCAATTCTTTCTTTTCTGCTTCCAACATTTCCCAATCTATAAAATCGGATTCAACTTCATTGCTGTGTTTGTTAGCAATTTTTTCGTTATCCCATTGCTTTTCAAATTCTTGAAACGAATGTCCATACTTTTCTTCAAAGTGTAAAATCTGATTGGAATATTTTTCAAGCAAGTTTTCCATTCCAGAAATAAAAATATCGTTCACTT
Coding sequences within it:
- a CDS encoding UPF0175 family protein, coding for MSKAISIQVPESVLSYWESERQLEQELSYLSVLELVREKKITSGKASELLDISRWEMAELLSQHDVPSSNFSVQ
- a CDS encoding formylglycine-generating enzyme family protein — protein: MYILTNNRKTNSMKNISLILLCILLLASCKKESSTESTNKAPNAPSNPSPASNATNQYDSLTLSWSCTDPENDALTYDVYFGTANPPTTVVSQNQTAITLTRSGLSLNTTFYWKVLAKDNHSHSTSGAVWNFTTRASIVIGNIEMISVQGGTFSMGSNVNSDEQPIHSVTLSSFYISKYEITQAQWKQVIVWKQANGGTTLSATPSYFSGDTTKPVEQVSWDDIQLWLGYLNTMYNVTGNQYRLPTEAEWEYAARGGIHASDNYTYSGSNTVGDVAWYYVNSSNTTHPVGTKTPNQLGIYDMSGNVWEWCQDYYHSNYSGAPTDGSAWVTPTSNYRVLRGGSWDNDDTGCRVALRDISNPHNRYDVYGFRLVRTP
- a CDS encoding type II toxin-antitoxin system VapC family toxin, which translates into the protein MSGDYLVDTNIVIAYFNKDNIVGKRIDVANEIFIPCIVIGELYFGAIKSRNRIQNISIVDNFVSNKSIVNCDVDTAKEFGTIKHQLQSKGKPIPDNDIWIAAIAKQYKLTLVTRDEHFREVENLFIENW